DNA from Homo sapiens chromosome 1, GRCh38.p14 Primary Assembly:
ACTTCAAATCTGATTTGAAGGCTAAGGGAGTTGGGGGAAAAGCAAGAGGCAGAGGGGACAGCATGTATTAAAGTGtgaaaatataaaagtgaatgtgGTGCTTTTTGGCAAttagtatttataaatttatgtaaCACTGATCTGTTTCAAGtgctctaaaattttttttttttgggacagagtctcacggtgtcacctaggctggagtgcagtggtgtgatctcagctcacagcaatctctgcctcccagattcaagtgattcccttgtctcaacctcccgagtagctgggattacaggcatgcatcaccatgcctagctaatttttgtatttttagtagagatggggttttgccatgttgaccaggctggacttgaacccctgacctcaagtgatccacctgcctccacctcccaaagtgctgggattacaggtgtgagctaccacgcctggcccaagtGCTCTAGAAATATTGACTTCATTCTcattgtagcaggacgagccacagacaaGAACCCCTCAGGCACCGAGTTGTGGAaggaaagggctttattcagctgggagcatcggcgGACTCACATCTCCAAAAaccgagctccctgagtgagcaattcctatCCCTTTTAAGGGTTTATGATTCTAAGGGGGTCCGTgtgagagggtcatgatcgattgagcaagcaggggatatgtgactgggggctgcatgcactggtaatcagaatggaacaaaacaggacagggattttcacagtgcttttccatacaatgtctggaatctatagataacagaaccagttaggtcaggggttgatctttaactaccaggcctgGAATGCAGTGCCAGGCTAactactgatttcatttctgtcttttctttaactcctactttttctttgaggcagaaattgggcataagacaatatgaggggtggtctcctcccttctcaTAACAACCTTGTGAGGGAGGGTTCATTTATCAAAGAAGACACTGAGCACAGGAGGCCACCATTTACCAGGGGCAAagccaggatctgaacccagACGGCCCGGCTCCGGAGTCCATGCTCCTGAGCACCACACAGTGCTGCTCCCTTGGAAATTCAGAAAGGCTGGACCCCGTGCTCCAGGGCAGCAGGAGGAGGGCACATGCCAAGGATGTCACTGGAAAGGGAGCAGAGGTGAGGCTGTGAAGGTAAGCCTGAGAAGACAGTTTTTTTTCCTGAGGTTTTAGAAGCCACTAAACGCCtttaagcaggggagtgacatgaACAAATTTACACATTAGAAAGATTACCcactgaattttatttcattccctTCCCCCACCATCCATCTGAACTCCCTAAGTCCTCTTTTTCTGCGTGGTTCATTTGCTCCACCTGTCCTGCAGCTGAAGGATAAGGAATGTGCAATCTCTATACACAGTCCAGGTGTTTTCATAAGTGCTTCTTAAACTGGCTTTAAAGGCAGATCTGTGTCCATGCCTATCCctgtccctctctcctttccctggtAACAGTGAAACAACTCTATAACAAACTTTCATTTAATCACATAAGCTATTTCTTTCTGAACTAGAAACGCCCAGTTGCTCAACCTTCAACAATGAATACAAATGAATTTCCCTGATACTTTTGGGGAACTGCTCCACCAAATCTAATGCACCtgtttcaagttttcttttaagCCCTTACTGATGGTACTTGTATAAAGCCATCACTATTGTGCCTCTGTGCCTTGGATGTGTCCCCAGCCACCCCCCTGCATCTGCCACTTGCCTGAAGGCAGCCGTTGTTACGGCATTCTTTTCTTGGCCTATATTAGAGTTAGAGCTGGGAGCTGATTGAGAACTGGGGATCCACCTCTCTTGTGGAAAGGATCTGTTCCTCTCAGTGGCCTTCCCTGCTTTCTGGGCCAGTAAGGTCCAGGTTTTGCATAACTGTTGAGTGGATTTTCACTAAcaaacataataattaaaaaaaattgaaacgtGATTTGCCTATGTGATCTGTCCATCTGGAATTCATGTGAAATACATTTCACCTGCAGACCTGGGCTTTTTAAACTTCTCCCTTGCAAATTGCTCATTCCCTACCTTGCTGCTTTCTCCTGTCATCTGTCTTTCCCAGGATTTTTTTCTCATAGGACTGCAGGACCAATctcctgtttccttccttcttctcttgtgGTGAACAGACTCTAAGATGGCCCCCATGATCCTACCTCCTGGTACTCATGCCCTTGAGTGTGGGTGGGGCCGGTGACTTGCTTCTAATAGAATAAGAACAGGTGATGGGATGTCACTGCTGTGATCAGATTACATAGGACTGTAGTGTTCCTTCTTCCAGCAGACTCCTTTACTAGCTTTGGTGAAATGGGTGGCCGTGTTGAGGAGATCCCTTTTGCAAGGAACTGAAGGTGGCTCTAGCCGACAGCCAATGAGAAATGGAGGGCCTCTGTCCCACAGGGAACAAAGAACTGACGCTATCAACAATTACACAGACTTGGAGGCAGATCCTTCTCCCACTGAGCCTGGGGATGAGATCAGAGCTCTGGATGACACACTGATGGCAGTTTTCAGATGAAACCCTGAGCAGAGGACCCAGTTCAGCTGTGCCCAGACTCCTAATCCACAAAACTTTGAGACCATAAACATGTATTGTTttagctgctaaatttgtgggaATAGTGTAGAAGTCTTCTTTTGCCCCTGGAGTATGGCAAGGTTCAGGCTATTGTCCCATGACCACGAAAAATTAGGCACATGGACATGGAGAGTGAGTAGGGCAGAGTAGAATTTATTGGgaaaaaggaaagctctcagcaaagacaGGGGTCTTGAAAGCAGGTTGCCAGTAAGGCGTCTGTGTTCTGTGTCTTTTATGTGGCAGAAGCTGGGAAGTCTTCTGTGGGTTTTGCCCAGATGAGAGAAGTAACATTTTCTTCTTGGGGTACTACAGCTGTGCATGCCTAAGTTTTGCCAAAGGGACTCCATCTTGGTTATTACCCATGAGTGCCTAAGCAAAACCCATGGGGGTGCTAAAACCACAATGCTAATGTCATGTTTAATGACATTATAATGAGCTGGGTTAAATTAGGGACATTTAGGCTGATTTATTGTGCCCGCACCAAAGTTGGGATGGTCACTTCTGAGCAACATCCTAGCTTAAGGGTAACTTCTTCCGTTTTTCCTATTAACTGTAGAGGCAGTATAGGCACTGTCTTGCCGTTGTTCTTGTGAACATAGTTCCTTTCTATCCCTTCTCCTGAGACCTTCCCTCTCTATGTGCCTATCCATCCCTTAACTACCTCCTCTCTTAACagtgttacacagcaataaataatGCATTCCCTTTTTGATTTCTGGTCATATCATCGATCTAGCCCCAGGGGCATCCTCAATTTCTCTGTCCTGCCTTAAATACACAAGGGTAGAGCATACCGCTCCCTCACACTATGGAAATTATATCAATAGTTATCAGACTGAAAAACTTCTGAGCTTTATACCTCTTCTGGCCAAAGGCTCCCCCATGCCCAAGATACTGGCCTGAACACCTAATCCCTGCTCACAGGGGGTGGCAAAACATGGCAGTTGAATTGTCTGCTTAGCACCTTCTGTCTGTACTATTCCTCCTGACATCACTGGGTATCCCTGCCATTTGGGCCCTCTGACCATCACTAGAGAGATCCTTGGCTTCTGGTCCATAGGGGATGGCAATCTGGCCCACAGGCCTATCTCTGAAGACTATTCAGACTCTGCTCTGTGAAAGGAGAGTGGTGCCAAGTCATCTCCACAGGAGTCAGTGTTTCTtaagtttgctttcttttctaaaaactaGTTTCTACTACACAAGCAATGCATGAGCACATTCTCTTAGTTAGAAAAGCAAGTCTTAGCCTTAACTTGGAAATGCCCTTTAACTTCCACCATGGAGTCTGGGCCTTTATCCCACTTGCCTGCAGTAAGACTGTTATGAGTTTGGTGTTTCCCTCCAGACTCTTCTCTATGCTTggagatcttttttatttttttaagagacagggtcttgctcagtcacccagattggagtgcagtggcaagaacacagctcactgcagcttcaaattcctgggctcaagtgatcctcccacctcagcctcctgggtagctgggactatgcaTGAGCAATTGCgcacagctaattaaaaaaaatttttgggagacaggggtctcactatgttgcccaggctggtcttaaactcctggcctcaactgatcctctcacctcagcctctgaaggtGTTGTTATTACAGctgtgagcaaccacacctggcctgttttggGGATCTTTGCATGTTAGTTCACACAGTTCAGTCTCATTCTTCCGTTGCCACATGGTACTCCATAGTATTGACAGGTATTTACACGGTTTCCACTTATTTGTCATTACAGACAATGCCACAGTGAACATCTTAGTATATGTctctttgaatgttttttttttttttttttttttttttttgagacagagtctcgccctgtagccaggctggagtgcagtggcgtgatctcggctcactgcaacctctgcctcccaggttcaagcaattctcctgcctcagcctcctgagtagctgggactataggcacatgccaccatgcccagctaatttttgtatttttagtagaaacggggtttcatcatgttggccaggatggtctcgatctcttgacctcgtgatctgcccacctcagcctcccaaagtgctgggattacaggcgtgagccaccaagcccggccatgGATGAGTTTTTATAgcatggaattgctgggtcataggatatgatttaaattttacaattgtcctccaaagtagctatactaatttacaaCTTGACCAGCAGGAAATGCATATCACTTTCCTAAGCCTTGCCAACACTTTAGAAACTTTTTACTCATCGGATAGAAGGAAATATGGTTTCTCACTGTTGTAATTGATAATTCCTTACATCATAAACATCTTTTAGACATTTTTggctatatttctattttataaattgttcatggattttgtccatttttaaaaactcagttgTCTTAATGATTTATAGGTCTTTATATAATCTTTATACTAGTGCTTTTTGTCTCActtgtcatttatttgtgggtGCCTTAGGAAAAGTTGTAGAATTTGATCCTATTCAATTGGCAAATCTTTCCTTTgtgattgttattattttaaaaagtaaaagaataaagaatggctactccacaggcagagcagcctatggtttttttctttttacgtCTTTAAAGAAACTTCTCCTACCCCGTGGTCACAAAAATTCTTACATTTTCATCAATATTTCAACAGCTTTGTGTTTAATGTTGGGCCTTAAATTCCAGATTAATTTTAGTGAATAGTGTCAAGTGGGgctctattatttttaatgagtaaGCAATTGTCCCAACTCTATTGGCTAGCCCACCAGTCTGAAATACTGCCTTTATCACACTAAACTCCCATGTGTACACAGGACGGTTTCCGAACTCCGGTTAAGTCCATCAGTACCACAGTTTTACTTGTGTTATCCTCACCCAGTCTTCACAGGGACTCCAGTCCCATTTAACACACCTGCTCTCTCCAACTGTGCAATCTCGTTTTTTCTAGTACCCACTCTCAGGGCTTGGGCATGAACCTACAGCCCTTGAACTCAGTTGGGGAGTAGGGAAATGCCAGTATCGCAGCGATTCAATTCATATCTTGATGATTCTCCACATATCCTTTTTCCCTTTTAGCCTTTATACCCAAGAGAAACTCAGCTGGACACCAGTAACATAAGTGCTATTCATTGAAAAGAGCAAAGCAAGAGCGCTGACCCCTTACGGACAGGATGAAACAAAACAAGCTCTGCAAGTCTGCCTCCTGCTCAGCATACAGGCTTGTTGCCCCACTGGGCCATCTTGTTGTTGATGGGCATCTTGCAGAACTGATCAGACTGTAAGTAGGCAGCGATTTTCTCCAAAGCCTGAAAGGAAAATACACCAAATCTTATAACGACCCCAACCCAGTCCAACAGATGCATACCAGAACAGCAACATTCACGTGTTGCCTGCGTCTACCTCCtccatttttttgtagacagtgCCTCCAAGGTATAGAAGTTAGGCTCTTCCCAAGACTTAAAGGTCTAGAGGTGTCCAACCATTGATCCCATTAGGCAAAAGCCGGGGAAGAATCCTCCACTATGGGATCCTGCAGGTCCCAGGGGAGCCTGTGAGTGTTTTTATAAGAGAAAGGTGCAGGAAACGTCACCTCAAAACGGCACATGAAAGCCTTCAGGTTTGGGAACTCATCCAGGCACTTGGGGTCAAATATACGGTTCTGATCCAAGATATCATAGGTGAGAAAATCCACAAAGGTGAGCTAGAAGAAAAGCAATAAGATGCTTAGGTCTGAGGAGTAGTAGCCTGCAGAGATAGAGAAGTAtcctcttcttttcccttcttcctacCTTTTCCCCGGCAAACCATGAGAATTTCCCCAGAAACATGGAGAATTGTTTCAGTTGTCCAGGTAGCTCTTCCAAGTACTGAGGCTTCAGTTTTTCCTGAGAggaaaaaacagaatgagaatAGTGGTGATCATCTTTGTAGTTAATCAGGGCACAGGCCAGTGATGGACACTTAGTAGCCCCTTCTCTAGGTGGGTTCTCATTGCCTTCACTTGAGGATGGCAGGGTGGGGAAAGAGGAGTTTAGAAAGAAGAGGCACCAGCACCAGAATTACAtgacaaaacaaaccaaaaaatataaGTTCTGTTTCTTATTCTAACAATCTGGATTGGTGGGAAGGTAGCAGCAGCAGAATGGAACAGAGATAACCCTTGGGTTCCTAAATACCCCTTTTTCTGATACTCCATTCAGCAGATGTGTGCTAAGGAAACTCACGTGGTCAGAGCTGTAACAGAGCCTTATCAGTTGTGTGCGGAAATCCATTACTTGGTTCTCTATGATGTCCACTCGAATCTTTTCTTCTTCAGTCTCACCACCTGTAGGCCAAATGACAACAAATCACCCTTGGCATCATCCACTCTCAGACAAACTACCAGCCTGGGGTCCCTCACCAGCCCTACCCCACTCACACATGTTGTGCTTGCGAGCGATGTAGCGCAAGATGGCATTGCTCTGGGTGATCTTGTTCTTCCCATCCAGGAGGTAGGGCAGCTGAAAGGAAAAGGACAGGACAAATGAACAACCTGCCTCTCTCTTGATTCCCTACCTCTCTCTCCAGGGGAAAAGAACACTTGCAGGGCAGTGAACAAGAGTGAGAAGATGCTGTgttaggagaaaaaagaaaataagtagaaGGTAGCAACTGGGTCCACAAGATTCTAGACAGGGGTTCTTAaattggtgtgtgtatgtgtgagtgtatgtgcatGCCATGGACCTTTTCTCAGAATAAAGTTGTTAAATGCATGAAGCAAAATAGATAATTTACacaatcaaaaaatatttttaaaaattcaaataagagTAACATGTGCCTATTAGTGCATTAAATAGCAAGCAGATGTAATGACTAACATAATCTCAAAGTAAAtaacattatatgtatatatttacttacatgtatataaatatcacTTAAAATATCTGCAACGCATGTTATAGAATATGAAACTACCtgatttcaggctgggcacagtggctcatgcctgtaatcccaacactttggaaggccgaggtgggaggactgtttgagcccagaagttcaggatcagcctgggtaacatggcaaaaccccgtctcttacaaaaatacaaaaattagctgggcatagtggtgtgtgcctgtagtcccagctccttgggaggctgaggtgggaggactgcttgagcctgggaggttgaggctgcagtgagctgtgattgcgccactgcactccagcctgagcgacagagtgagacactgtctcaaaacaaaagaacaagaaacacacaaaaaagaaaatacctgatTTCTACTAGTGACAAAGTGACAGACATGGCTAATAACCAATGTCACTTATTGTCTCTCTTcacaataaaaggaaataacttttgCTAGTGGTTAATGGGAATGAAAATACATATCCATCCAGTTCAAGGACCCCTGAATTCTATTTATTCTATCCGGGTTAAGATCCCCTATTTTGCATCCTTCTGTACCAGGCAGGAGAGAGGCAAGGATGGATATACTTGAAGGCTTTCCCTTCTGCCCGCCACCTCTACTAAAGCCACTTACATTAGGAAAGTCCAGGTCTAGCttgaatttcacatccagccattGGCTTCGATCATAGTCAGGAGCTGTAAGAGACGGAATTAAGTGGGACCCAACCTCCTTAATACCCCACCTGACAAGAGCAAAAGATCTAAAGAAATGACTTGGTCCCAATACCTCAAATTCCCAGGCCCCAAAAGCATAACCATTGAGCCTCTGAGCCCTATTTGGTTAAGCATTAAGACGGGTTTGGGCTATGTTAAAAAGAGAACCCCCAGTTCCAGATAAAGGATGTGTCTCTATTCACCCAGATTGGGGCAAACGTCCCACCCGGCCTTGGCGCGACGCCACCACCCTCTGGGCGTAAGAAGACCAGGGCAGGTGGAGGGCCAGCTTGGCTGCACGGGCACGCGGAGCGGCATTACCTTCCCCGCACGTGTACCGTTTCTCCTCATAAGAGGTATCCGTGAACTCCAGGAGCAGGCGGATGGCGTGCGCCAGCTGGGGAAGACAGCGGTTCAGCGACTGCGCAGCTCCCACCCATTCCCAACCCCCGCCCGCTAACGTTCCCCGGCCCGGGGCTGCCGAGTCCCTGCGTCCTGCCGGGGCGGTGGTTAAGCGGCCCCTAGGCCCGGCTCCGGCGTGGTCTCCTCCGCCCCTCCCCACAGGGCCCGCGATCCCAGAGGCTGGGCAGGGGTCGACATCCGTGGCTCGGCAGCTCGAAAAGGCTCCCGCGTAGAGCTGCTCCTGCTGGAGATCGCGGACCCAGAGACCCGCCCTCTCCGCGTCAGTCTCTTTGACCGAGCGGCTCTACCGTTGAGACGGCACTCACCCCACGAATATCCCAGTACCCGAGAACCATAGACGACTCGCACGACATGGTGACGGGCTTCCGAGCCTTCGAGGACTAGGGAAACTGTGAGCGGGAGGGGCTTTATACCCGACATAAGGGGGCGGGGCCCACGCGCGGGCGCCCTGACTCCGCCTCCGCCCCGTTCTCCGTCCCTTGCCTCCGCGGCTCCACAGGGCCGTGCGCAGGCGCGACTAATGCCGGCGTTGGGGTTCAGGGCCTGGCGACCCCGAGGCGGGACCCGGGCAGGAGTGCTGCAGGAGAGCAAAGGACCCGAGGTTGAGGCTCCTCCCTTCCCCGCGGGTGGGAGCCAGACTTCATTCATTAATGGTGCCAGTGAAGACGCGAAAAGCACCACTAGCCAGGCAGTGGGGACCCTAGTTACCCAGGGAGAGCGAGATTCGCGCCGTTTTTACCGAGCCAGCCGGGGCTGGATGAAGGATAGGAAGACTGGGGCAAGGCCGGAGAGTCAGACCAGCCTCTGACCACACAGAGCAGAAGATTCCCCACAGACCAAGCTCCCCTCTCTGTCAGTCAAGGACCTCTGCAACCTGACCCCAACGTGCTTTTCCAGTCCTGTCTCTCCCTCAGCCCGTCACAACTTCATAAGCCAGCCCAACCCAACAATACTTGCTGTTCCTTCTACACACACTTGCATTTCCCACCTTGGAGTGTTTGCTCTGTGATCCTCCTACCTGCATCCTAATTTCCACAGCCTATCCTTCCTCAGCAGCCTTGCTGAAATGTCTGCCTATTCCTTGAAGCCTTCTCAGAACCAACCTCTATCCTGGCCAGAAGAGGTCTCTTATCTTGAATGTTTCCTACCTTTGTTTTATGGGCTTAAGTAATTTATGGATTCCTTATTATAATTTCCTCCTCCAATCCCTCCCACTTCCTAATGCTCACGCATTTAGGGAAATTAATCTTGCCTCTTTGTGTAGGATGGACTGGAGGAGGAAAGGTACTACCatttttcattcactcattcatctgtCCAACAATGTTTAACATGCCTGTTATGgacaggcactgttttaggtgctggggatacagaaCTGAACTCAACagacaaaatccctgccctcaggaagtTTACATTCTAATGGGGAAGAAATAAACTAATATATAGTAAATAGCTAGTAAGTCAGGTGGTGATACACATCCTATGGAGAGAAATAAAATCGAGAAGAGAGATAGGGGGTCTCAGGGTGGGAACTGGGGGAGTCCCAGTAGGAAGgggatttatgtttttaaaggttATGTTCATAGAAGGCCTCATGGAGAAGTTAATCTTTAaacaaagacctgaaggaggtgagagaTCAAGCCACTCTGCTGTGGGGGCCACCATGGgctgatataaatataaaacagaat
Protein-coding regions in this window:
- the GSTM3 gene encoding glutathione S-transferase Mu 3; this encodes MSCESSMVLGYWDIRGLAHAIRLLLEFTDTSYEEKRYTCGEAPDYDRSQWLDVKFKLDLDFPNLPYLLDGKNKITQSNAILRYIARKHNMCGETEEEKIRVDIIENQVMDFRTQLIRLCYSSDHEKLKPQYLEELPGQLKQFSMFLGKFSWFAGEKLTFVDFLTYDILDQNRIFDPKCLDEFPNLKAFMCRFEALEKIAAYLQSDQFCKMPINNKMAQWGNKPVC